The Geothermobacter ehrlichii genome includes the window TGGTCAATTTGGTGGGGGTGGTGATTTTTCTAGTGTCAAGAAACGCATACTAAATGCCATGAAACAAAACATGACTTGTTCTGGCCCCAAAAAAGACAACGTCTTTCGCCACATTAAATATCCAAGTCTATAATCGTAACACCTTTCCTGCTGACCTCTAAAACAGCTTTCATACCTGCAGGAAAAAGGTTACGAACAAATTTTTTAATCTTATTCCTTGCATCTTGTGAGATATTACAATTACCTACATCACCAACAACATCAATTCGAACGTTAACACCATTTTTTACTAATGTTACGACCGGCAGAACCTCCAAAACAATTTTGGTAAAATTATCTTCCTTAGGCGAGGAGAACAATTCGACATCAGATTCTTTCTCATCTTCTAAACTTTTATCACAATATTTGACACTTCCTATTGATTCATTTTTAAAAACAGACCAGCAAGGAACAAGAACTGCGCGAATAGAGGTGTTTTTAACTACAACACTAGCAACCTTTTTTATAGTATTTTCCATTTCAGAAAAATAGATAGGCGACACTGAAAAACCATTATCTTGAGCAAGCGACTTGAACTCAAATAATATTTTAATTTGACTGCAAGCCTTATTGCCTCCATCAAGCATCGAAAGCAACATTGAAAAAAACGCGTCAAAAACAACATTTACAAATTCACCATATGATCGTTGATATTCTATAGAGATAGAAATTTTTACATTATAATTATTTTTATAGTCTTCATGATATATAGAAAACCTTAAACTACCATCAAAAATATTGTTAATAATATTGATTAAATCTTTTGCTGCAGACAAAAATTTATACGTCAATTCGGCTACTTCATTTGTGACTTTTCGACTTCCTACATTATAGAATTGAAGATAAAAGGTATTATATTTTTTCATGCCACACACCTCCTCTTCCGTAAATGCCGAGCCAATCGCCCGCGAATAGCGTGATAAGGCACAAAGGCCCTCACCTATATAAAAGGGGGAGGGTGCAACATTTTCGCGAAAAAAAATTACACAAAAATGCACTTCATGGTTTTTATATAATATTTTCAAGCACTTGTATTCCACAAACAAACTGGACACATATTTGGTTGCAGGCCCGCACCGAACATTTCATGCGCACCCCGAAGGAGAAGCTTTTGTGGGTGCAGGGCTTCGACACGGTGGAAAAACTGCGCTAGGCCCTCCTGGCGTTCAAGGAGCGATTCAACCGGCATTGACTGCCCCAGCGCCATGCTTACATCACACCAGCCAGGTGCACGCCGCCCATGTACTCATGGCGGAGGCGGCGTGTTTTTTTGTGCAAAACAGTGTCCAGAAATTCGGGAGCTTTATGGCAATCCGAAAAAGCCACGCTCTCAGATTATAAAGTTTGCGAGCTAGGATGAATCAGACGACATCCCGGCAACCGCCGCTCAGTCGGGGGAAGGATAAATCAGGCGACACCCTGGCAACCACCGCCCTGCCAGGGGAAGGGATGAATCGGGCGACACTCCGGCAACCACCACCTTGTCGGGGAAAGGGATGAATCGGGCGACACTCCGGTAACCACCACCTTGTCGGGGGAAGGGATGAATCGGGCGACACTCCGGTAACCACCGCCCTACCTGGGGAAGGGATGAATCGGGCGACACTTCGGTAACCACCACCTTGTCGGGGAAAGGGATGAATCGGGCGACACTCCGGCAACCGCCGCCCTACCGGGGGAAGGATGAATCAAGCGACACTCCGGCAACTGTGACCTTCCCCCGGTTTGTTAGATTTTTTTATGAACAACTAGATACCAACGGAAAAATGGTTGTTGATGAAGAAATTCTTTATCCCAAAAAGACTGAAGCTACCCCCTTACACACGGCCAATGTCTGCTATCCTTCATCTCGCATGACACGTCGTTTTCTGTCACAAGCGACCTGTACCCTTCGCGATGCGAACAGATGGATAGATTGGAGACCTGCATGAAAGCAAATCTGATAGGTCGCGCCGGTGATGTTGCCCGGCTCGACATTCCTTTCTTACTCGACGCGGTACCGGCCGGTTTTCCCTAGCCGGCCTCCGACTATAAGGAGCGCACCCTTGATCTGAACGAAGCTGTGCGTCAGAAACCCCGCCGCCACCTACTTCGTCCGGGCGCAGGGGGACTCGATGATCGAGGCCGGCATCTTTCCCGGCGACGTGCTGGTGGTCGACCGCTCGCTGGAGGCCCGGCACGGCGAGTTGACGGTAAAAAGGCTGAATTTCGTTAGAATACGCATTAAATAAAATCTTGACTGTACCTCTCGGCCGGCCAAAGCTGGCCCACAACCAATAGTTTCAATTAGGTTCGCACAAATTTGAGTGAAATCGGCAAAGAACGTTTGCTTTAGCACAAATAGCTTTTGTATATTGGGAATGTTTGAAGAAACCAAGATAGACAGAGGTTACCAATGAGACATGTCCCGACCTCTCTATATATCGACACTGAGTTTTTCAAAAGACAAGGCCTCCGTTTTGACACAAGGGCATTTACCGCCTTAACGGATACATTTGCCAAAGGCGGTCTCCGCCTGATCGTTCCGGAGATTATGGAGCGCGAGTTATTTCGCCATTTTGAACGAGAGGCTGAAAAGGCAGCTAATGCTGTCATAAAAGCTCATAAAGCATACCCTATCAATAGCTTGGCCCTTGTTGAACTCCCGTCCGAAGAAGAGTTAAAAACGAAATGCATTGAAGAGATGCACCGCCATTGG containing:
- a CDS encoding LexA family protein, with protein sequence MIEAGIFPGDVLVVDRSLEARHGELTVKRLNFVRIRIK